CGGTCGAGCAGGCGGCGCGGCGGATCGCGCCCGGCGCGCGAGTCGATCGGCATGCCCAGTGGCTGTCGCCGGTGCGCAGTTTCATGTCGACGATGAGCTGGCTCGCGGTGGCGCTGATGCTGCTGATCGCGAGCGCGACCGCCGCCGTCGTGCTGCTTGCCGCGCGCACGGGGCTGGACACGCACCGCGACACGATCGAAGTGCTGCATATGCTGGGCTCGACCGACATCCAGATCGCCCGCCTGTTCCAGCGGCGGATCGCGTTCGACACGCTGCTCGGCGGCCTTGCCGGCACCGTGGCGGCTCTCGCGCTGGTGTGGTTCCTCCAGGCGCGGCTGAGTGCGCTGGGCTCCGAGATGCTGGGCGGCGTCGCGCTCCAGCAGCGCGACTGGTTCCTGTTGCTCCTGCTGCCGATCAGCTTCGCGCTGCTGGCGACCGGTGCGGCGCGCATCGCAGTGCTGCGCGCGCTGGGGAAGCGGCTATGATCTGGCGCATCGCCTTGCTGCTGCTGGTTGCCTGGGCGCTGGGCTTCGCGGCATTTCTGCTGTCGCTCGGCACTCCGCTCGACAACCACAAGACCGACGCGATCGTCGTACTTACGGGCGGCTCGGGCCGGATCGACCGCGGCCTCGCCACGCTGCGTGCCGGTGACGCGAAACGGATGCTGGTGAGCGGCGTCGATCCCGATGTCCGCCCGGTCGAGCTCGCCGTGCAGTTCAAGATCGACCGCAAGCTGATGGCATGCTGCATCGATCTAGGCTGGCAGGCGGTCGACACCCGGTCGAACGCCGACGAGACCGCCAAATGGGTCCAGCGCCACGGCTTCAAGTCGGTGCGGCTGGTGACTACCGACTGGCACATGCCGCGCGCGCGGATGGAGCTGGCCAGCGCGCTGGGCAACGGCGTCGAAGTCGTTGGCGACGGCGTGCGCAGCGGCGCGAACAGCCCGGGCTGGCGGGTGCTGTTCCGCGAATATCACAAGTTCCTGGTGCGCCGGATCGCACTGTGGGTCGGGGCAGGCTGATGGACCGGGTGCGCACGATCCTGTTCGGAATCATATTTTACGGCGTATCGGTGCCGATCGTGCTGCTGGCGCCGGTGATGGCGCTGTTCGGCCAGCGCGCGTTCCGCGGCTGGGTGCTGCGCTGGACCGAGTATCAGGCGTGGTGCGCGCGCCACATCGTCGGCATCCGCACCCGGACCGCAGGCGCGCCGCTGGCCGGGCCCGCACTCTACGCGGCGAAGCACCAGTCGTTCTTCGAGACGTTCGAGCTGGTGCGGATGCTCGGCGCTCCGGCGATCGTCATGCGCCAGGAGTTCGCGCGCATCCCGGTGTGGGGTTGGGCGGCGCGGCGCTATGGCGTCATCATCATCGACCGCAGCGGCGCGGCATCGGCGCTCCGCCAGATGATGCGCGAAGCCAAGGCAGCGGGTGCCGAGGGCCGTTCGGTGATCCTGTTTCCCGAAGGCACGCGCTCGGCGATGGGCGAGGCGCCGCCGTTGCAGGCGGGACTCGCCGGCCTCTACCGCGCGGTCGGCCTGCCGGTAGTGCCGGTAGCGCTCGACAGCGCGCGGGTGTGGCCCAAGCACGGGCCGATGCATCCCGGCATGGTGACGTTCCGCTTTGGCGAGCCGATCCCCGCGGGGCTGAAGCGCGACGAGATCGAGGTACGCGTCCATCGCGAGATCAATGTTCTCAACGCGGGTGCGATCATCACGGAAGAATGACCGCTGTCACCCCATTTGCGGACATCCGCCTCCGGGCTATTCTACCGCGATGAAACGGGCTGGATTCCTTGCATATGCTGCCGGTTTAGCAGGAATAACCCTGCTTACTGCAGGATCCACGGTCAATTCGATCCTATTTCTATATGATTATGCCGGTAGATTTAGCGTAGTTGCAGTGACTGGCTGGCTGATCGCCACATTTTGCCCAATCACCTTGTCTTGGCTTGTTTGGATAATGTCCGGGCGGATAAAGACGCGCTGACTCCCGCACCTCATTTATATTCCCGCGGCGATGACGGTCTTCGCAATAGGCCAGTCACTGCTTTTCGATACCGTCGGGGTCTTGGGTGACAGCATGGCAGATGGCTTCGCGCTGTTGACCGGTATCTGCTACCTTATGCTCGCGCTCCTGGTCCACCTCACCGCTACCATAGCCCTCGGCGTGGCGAACGTCAGGCGTTGGCGAACGGCAGCTAACCACCGATCTTGGACATGCCCGCCTACCGCAGCCTAGTCGTGCGAGCGGCCGAAATCAGGCCGCGCATCGTCCTGGCCGGAATCGATGATCGAGCGGCGGACGGCGCGGGTGCGGCTGAACAGGTCGAACAGCTCGTCGCCCTTGCCCCAGCGGATTGCGCGCTGGAGTGCGGTCAGATCCTCCGAGAAGCGCTGGAGCATGTCGAGCACCGCCTCGCGATTGGCGAGGAAGACGTCGCGCCACATCGTCGGGTCCGACGCGGCGATACGGGTGAAGTCGCGGAAGCCGCCCGCCGAATATTTGATGACCTCCGAAGCCGTCACTTCCTCCAGGTCCGAGGCTGTGCCGACGATCGTATAGGCGATCAGATGCGGCAAATGGCTGGTCACTGCGAGCACGCGATCATGGTGCGCGGGCTCCATCGTCTCGACTTCGGCACCCAGGCGGCGCCAGAATTCGAGCACGCGCTCGACTGCGAGGGGTTCGGTGCCCTCGGGCGGCGTGACGATGCACCAGCGATGCTGGAACAGCGACGCGAAGCCGGCTTCGGGCCCGCTGTTCTCGGTGCCGGCCACCGGATGCGCGGGCACGAACACTGCATCGGGCAGCGACGCGCGGACTGCCTCGATCACGCTTTCCTTGCACGAGCCGACATCGCTGACGATCGCATCGGCGGGCAGATCGGCGGCGATCTCCGCCGCAGCCTGCCCCATCGCGCCGACCGGCACGCAGAGTATCACCAGATCGGCATCGATCACCGAAGTGCCGGCGGTGTCGGCGATGTCGTCGCACAAGTCGATCCGCACCGCGATCTCGCGCACCGCCGGATCGGCGTCATAGCCGGTGACCCGCACGCTCGGCATATGCTGGCGCACGGCGCGCGCGATCGACGAGCCGATCAGGCCCAGCCCGATGACGGTGACGCGCGCGAAAGGCAGCATCAGGCGCTCACGATCTTGCGGATCGCCGCGGCGACGCCCTGGATCTCGTCCTCCGTACCGATGGTGATGCGGAGACCGTGCGGCAGCCCCTGCCCGGGCAGCCAGCGGACGATATAGCCGCGCTCCATCAACGCCTTGTACGCGGTTTCGGCATCCACTTCGCCTTCGAACAGGACGAGCTGGAAGTTCGCCTTGGAAGGCACCGCGCGCAGGCCCTTGTTTCCCATCGCGTCGATCTGCTCGGCGAACCAGCCGCGCCATTGCCGGTTATGGCTATAGCTGCGCTCGACGAATGCGTGGTCGCCCAGCGCCGCGATCGCGGCCTTTTGCGCCGCGGTGCTGAAGTTGAACGGCGCGCGGATGCGGTGCATCGCGTCGATCATCGCGGGCGCGCCATAGCCCCAGCCGACTCGCTCCGAAGCCAACCCGAAAATCTTCGAAAAGGTGCGCGTCACGAGCACATTCGGCACGGTGCGCGCCAGATCGAGCGCACCGTCATCATCCTCCGGATCGAGATATTCGGTATAGGCCTGGTCGATCACCAGCAGCACATCCGCCGGCAATGCGGCATGCAGCCGGGCGATTTCCGCGCGCGACGTGTAGGTGCCGGTCGGATTGTTCGGATTGGCGACAAAGACGACCTTGGTCCGATCGGTGACGCACGCAAGGATCGCATCGACGTCGGTCGCATAGTCCTTGTCGGGCGCGATCACCGGCGTCGCACCGACGCGGCGCGCAGCGATATCGTACACCGCGAAGCCGTAGCGAACGTAGATCACTTCGTCGCCGACGCCGGCATAAGCGCCCGCGGCGAGATGCAGAACCTCGTCCGATCCGGTGCCGTAGATGATCCGCGCCGGATCGAGATCGTAATGCGCGCCGATCGCCTCGCGCAGCTCGGCCGCGCTGGCATCGGGATAGCGTTCGAGCTGCGCCGCGGCCGCGGCAAAGGCGTCGCGCGCCACTTGCGGAGTGCCGAACGGATTCTCGTTCGACGAGAGCTTCACGGCCTTGGAGCCGGAATCGGTGGTCGAGCGCCCCGGCACATAGGGGGCGATCTCCATGACCCAGCGATTGGGAACGGGTGCTGTCATGGTCGCGCGGCTTGGCGGAATGGCCTGCGGATGGCAAGCTTGGTCTGGGCGAGTACAGGAGGGGGCGATGCGGGGTAGCAGCACGGTATGGCGGGCGCTGGCAACAGCGCGCGCGCGCAATGCGGCGGAAGCGGGCGAAGCGGCCCCGATCCCGGGCGCACCGGGCGCCACGCGGCGCGCCTTGCTCAAGGGGATTGCGGGTGTCGGCCTGGCCTCGGCGCTGCCTCGCCCGGCGCATGCCTATGCCGGCGGACGCGTCGCGATCGTCGGCGGCGGCATCGCCGGACTGAGCGCGCTCCATCACCTGCGCCAGGCCGGTGTCGATGCGCATGTCTATGAAGGCCGCAATCGCACCGGCGGGCGGATGTTCACCCATCGGCCGCCGGGGGCGACGCCGTTCGAAGTCGGCGGGCAGCTGGTCAACACCGATCACGACGACATGCAGGCGCTGTGCAAGCACTTCGACGTGCCGCTGGTCGACCGCAAGGCCGAGCCGCACCAGACTCTGATCCTCGGCGACGGGCGGCTGCTGGGCGAAGCCGAGCTCGCCGAGACGCTGCGTCCGATTGCCGCGCAGATCGACAGGGATTCGGCGCGGCTCGACAAGGACTTCGATCGCGTTGCCACCGAGCTCGATCGGATGTCGATCGCCGGGTATCTCGACAAGCATCGCGGCCTGATCGGCAAGCCGTGGATCCGCGAGCTGCTGGAGGCGACCAGCCGCACCGAATATGGCGTCGAACCCGCGCATGCGTCCGCGGTGGAACTTGTGTTCAACCTGCCGACGGTGGACGGCGAGCGCATCGAAGTGCTCGGCGAATCGGACGAGCGCTACGTCATCCAGGGGGGCAGCTCCAGCCTGATCGAGGCGATGACGGCGCATTATGCCGACTGCATCACCACCGGGAAGCGGCTGGCGCGGATCGAGCGCGGCGGCGCGGGCGTACGCCTGACCTTCCTCGACGGATCGACCGAGGACGCAGAGACAGTGATCGTCGCGGTGCCGGCGCCGTTGCTGCGCCAGATCGACTGGCGCGTGCCGCTCCCGTCGGTGTGGCGCGAATTCATCGCCGAAATGGAGCTGGGCTATAACGAGAAGGTCCAGGCCGGCATGAGCACTACACCGTGGCGCACGCCGATGGGAATCGGCGGCGAGCTGTGGCAGACCAGCGCCGCGGCCGGCTGGGCGCTGGGCTGGGACGGCAGCGTCCACCGCGCCGATGGCGTCACACCGGTCTGGACGTGGTTCCTCGGCGGCGACGAAGTGAAGCGGGCCGAGACCCAGGCGCCCTCGGCGCTGGCCGCGCGCTTCGCCGGGATTGCCGCGCCGGCAATTCCGGGACTGGAAGCGGCTTCCTCGGGTCCGTTTGCGCGCACCAATTGGCACATGCAGGCGCTGACATTGGGCGCCTATGTCAATTTCCGCCCCGGCCAGATCTCGCGCTTCGCCCGGCTGCTCTGCGTCGAATCGGACAATCCCGCCGAGCGGCACGTCCCCGCAGCCGGGCGCATCTACTTCGCCGGCGAGCATCTGTCGGAGGCGTATCCGGGGTACATGAACGGCGGCGCGCAGACCGGGCGCGTGGCGGCGGAGGCGATCAGCGGGCAGCCGGGAGTGCGCAGGGCGGCTTAGCACTGGCTGCACGCGTGGCGAGCCGATGCGTGACGGGCTAAGCGCCCAGTTCGAGACATGGATCGACGTTTTCAATTCGTCCGAATGCGCTTCAT
This genomic stretch from Sphingomonas sp. LM7 harbors:
- a CDS encoding prephenate/arogenate dehydrogenase family protein, which gives rise to MLPFARVTVIGLGLIGSSIARAVRQHMPSVRVTGYDADPAVREIAVRIDLCDDIADTAGTSVIDADLVILCVPVGAMGQAAAEIAADLPADAIVSDVGSCKESVIEAVRASLPDAVFVPAHPVAGTENSGPEAGFASLFQHRWCIVTPPEGTEPLAVERVLEFWRRLGAEVETMEPAHHDRVLAVTSHLPHLIAYTIVGTASDLEEVTASEVIKYSAGGFRDFTRIAASDPTMWRDVFLANREAVLDMLQRFSEDLTALQRAIRWGKGDELFDLFSRTRAVRRSIIDSGQDDARPDFGRSHD
- a CDS encoding YdcF family protein, which encodes MIWRIALLLLVAWALGFAAFLLSLGTPLDNHKTDAIVVLTGGSGRIDRGLATLRAGDAKRMLVSGVDPDVRPVELAVQFKIDRKLMACCIDLGWQAVDTRSNADETAKWVQRHGFKSVRLVTTDWHMPRARMELASALGNGVEVVGDGVRSGANSPGWRVLFREYHKFLVRRIALWVGAG
- the hisC gene encoding histidinol-phosphate transaminase produces the protein MTAPVPNRWVMEIAPYVPGRSTTDSGSKAVKLSSNENPFGTPQVARDAFAAAAAQLERYPDASAAELREAIGAHYDLDPARIIYGTGSDEVLHLAAGAYAGVGDEVIYVRYGFAVYDIAARRVGATPVIAPDKDYATDVDAILACVTDRTKVVFVANPNNPTGTYTSRAEIARLHAALPADVLLVIDQAYTEYLDPEDDDGALDLARTVPNVLVTRTFSKIFGLASERVGWGYGAPAMIDAMHRIRAPFNFSTAAQKAAIAALGDHAFVERSYSHNRQWRGWFAEQIDAMGNKGLRAVPSKANFQLVLFEGEVDAETAYKALMERGYIVRWLPGQGLPHGLRITIGTEDEIQGVAAAIRKIVSA
- a CDS encoding NAD(P)/FAD-dependent oxidoreductase codes for the protein MRGSSTVWRALATARARNAAEAGEAAPIPGAPGATRRALLKGIAGVGLASALPRPAHAYAGGRVAIVGGGIAGLSALHHLRQAGVDAHVYEGRNRTGGRMFTHRPPGATPFEVGGQLVNTDHDDMQALCKHFDVPLVDRKAEPHQTLILGDGRLLGEAELAETLRPIAAQIDRDSARLDKDFDRVATELDRMSIAGYLDKHRGLIGKPWIRELLEATSRTEYGVEPAHASAVELVFNLPTVDGERIEVLGESDERYVIQGGSSSLIEAMTAHYADCITTGKRLARIERGGAGVRLTFLDGSTEDAETVIVAVPAPLLRQIDWRVPLPSVWREFIAEMELGYNEKVQAGMSTTPWRTPMGIGGELWQTSAAAGWALGWDGSVHRADGVTPVWTWFLGGDEVKRAETQAPSALAARFAGIAAPAIPGLEAASSGPFARTNWHMQALTLGAYVNFRPGQISRFARLLCVESDNPAERHVPAAGRIYFAGEHLSEAYPGYMNGGAQTGRVAAEAISGQPGVRRAA
- a CDS encoding 1-acyl-sn-glycerol-3-phosphate acyltransferase — its product is MDRVRTILFGIIFYGVSVPIVLLAPVMALFGQRAFRGWVLRWTEYQAWCARHIVGIRTRTAGAPLAGPALYAAKHQSFFETFELVRMLGAPAIVMRQEFARIPVWGWAARRYGVIIIDRSGAASALRQMMREAKAAGAEGRSVILFPEGTRSAMGEAPPLQAGLAGLYRAVGLPVVPVALDSARVWPKHGPMHPGMVTFRFGEPIPAGLKRDEIEVRVHREINVLNAGAIITEE
- a CDS encoding ABC transporter permease; the protein is MILGLHPAGPERRLLDEGRRTRAMTWIMAIMLFLTVLAGALGLGMFAATAQLDRELSGRLTVQIVEPLASLRDAQAAAMVRELGRLPGVARAREVDRAHLAELLRPWLGDAGLDPDLPMPAMIDVEVRGSDVAAVEQAARRIAPGARVDRHAQWLSPVRSFMSTMSWLAVALMLLIASATAAVVLLAARTGLDTHRDTIEVLHMLGSTDIQIARLFQRRIAFDTLLGGLAGTVAALALVWFLQARLSALGSEMLGGVALQQRDWFLLLLLPISFALLATGAARIAVLRALGKRL